A portion of the Corticium candelabrum chromosome 5, ooCorCand1.1, whole genome shotgun sequence genome contains these proteins:
- the LOC134180593 gene encoding interaptin-like, producing MKKLVGLRDALEDNFDALQKPPRLFVKLLSFDRQTEIMTEVKHNSIVAKYFADQSRTSSPNLSEILDELSSKAESENGDSGDSQRSMSDSSQCGYSSSNMGQLSDDSYSSRLSCVKERLVPSGCNPDYPTSLHSQHSYSYENNAYGQSQENYSHLHNGGIESDLYEMSYSNVAAAAPASGYSYYHHQHGMSYPSLMGYAQYYPMWLVPPHAANGSVHHLSSGWPTPEASFHNDSLSQDQHTAVAMPQDEEEIENQLTVHAAQKQPPQTETEMNTIAPSDGSYNTFSREQFHAIPQHQYEIVVLANSGRNNDSSSLPLEELIPSEDKESDEDAIVTRDFAGSLQQRSWNRVPATRSRLLSGGSGSQLDIIEENISGEQKDDSQTEETLSGAEQDGDSELTLTVSSDASDIEQYQNGIMDKVEIPESSLSGGGYLLDSHGMSESSSATTSAQLTQRASLSSSSRTCLLAVNDEHNIQATHMGPISHQSVEKVVRLEENAAGCLTVMQSQVVNDTALTNSQPEIHKSTDVNVFSKLHEREQCLLCDKAEIEQKLEKMFVNAEESKAKLWKELEDFKAATQAEQDALTQTMADLENEHKQLTRQLQEDTAAWEEKLQNLNTSHYDEILLELNQEDERLKSEVEDLTQRRKEIDDLRSSIQTREEALLSLPLQVAQMEAVVDKLAKAFPKKRSETEKEISRQKALIARRELKPSHKLLRLQEDIMRIKQELEEVNCDCNEKRQIFTRLQSDADELKKENERLEGQVRSLLSQLPVVLSQLEQYEKRYNKKHGENNSRYIIHRLVKHHPSVTPTLASGSLVFDVTQLDQSFNHTVPHSNMAKPRRMSSFLS from the exons ATGAAGAAACTGGTTGGCTTGAGAGATGCGTTGGAGGACAATTTCGATGCTCTACAAAAACCGCCTCGACTTTTCGTGAAATTGTTGAGttttgatagacagacagaaatcaTGACTGAAGTCAAG CATAATTCAATTGTTGCTAAGTATTTTGCTGATCAGTCGAGGACTAGTAGTCCAAACTTGAGTGAAATTCTGGACGAGTTGTCTAGTAAGGCTGAATCAGAGAATGGCGACTCTGGCGACAGTCAAAGAAGCATGTCTGATAGTTCACAATGTGGATATTCCAGCAGCAACATGGGACAACTGTCGGATGATAGCTATTCGTCAAGACTTTCATGTGTTAAAGAAAGATTGGTTCCCTCTGGTTGTAATCCTGATTATCCTACTAGTTTACATAGTCAACATTCTTATTCTTATGAAAACAATGCATATGGACAAAGTCAAGAGAACTATAGTCATCTTCATAATGGTGGCATTGAGTCAGATTTATATGAAATGAGTTATTCaaatgttgctgctgctgctcctgcATCTGGGTATAGCTATTACCATCATCAGCATGGAATGTCATATCCTTCATTGATGGGATATGCTCAGTATTATCCAATGTGGCTCGTACCTCCTCATGCTGCAAATGGTTCGGTTCATCATCTTTCGTCTGGTTGGCCAACACCTGAAGCTAGTTTTCACAATGATAGTCTTAGTCAAGATCAACACACTGCAGTTGCAATGCCccaagatgaagaagaaattGAAAACCAGCTTACAGTTCATGCTGCTCAAAAGCAGCCACCTCAGACTGAAACAGAAATGAACACCATTGCTCCCTCAGATGGTTCATACAATACATTCTCTAGAGAACAGTTTCATGCTATTCCACAGCACCAATACGAAATTGTGGTTCTAGCAAATTCAGGTAGGAACAATGACTCAAGCTCTCTTCCTTTGGAAGAGCTCATACCTTCTGAAGACAAAGAGAGTGATGAAGATGCCATAGTGACTAGAGACTTTGCAGGATCTCTTCAACAGCGATCTTGGAATCGTGTTCCAGCTACCAGATCACGACTGCTAAGTGGAGGAAGTGGTAGTCAGTTAGACATAATTGAAGAGAATATTAGTGGGGAACAAAAAGATGATTCACAGACTGAAGAGACTCTAAGTGGAGCTGAACAGGATGGTGATTCAGAGTTGACGCTCACTGTTTCATCAGATGCTTCTGATATTGAACAATATCAGAATGGAATTATGGATAAGGTTGAGATACCTGAATCATCTCTTAGTGGAGGTGGCTATTTACTTGATAGTCATGGCATGTCAGAAAGTTCATCTGCAACAACTAGTGCTCAGTTGACTCAAAGAGCTTCTCTTTCGAGTTCAAGCAGAACTTGTCTGTTAGCTGTAAATGATGAGCACAATATACAGGCTACTCATATGGGCCCTATATCTCATCAGTCAGTAGAAAAGGTTGTGCGACTAGAAGAAAATGCTGCAGGCTGTCTGACTGTAATGCAAAGTCAAGTTGTCAATGACACTGCACTAACGAATTCTCAACCAGAAATACACAAATCAACTGATGTGAATGTCTTCTCAAAG TTACATGAAAGGGAGCAGTGTTTGCTATGTGACAAAGCTGAAATAGAACAGAAGCTTGAAAAGATGTTTGTAAATGCTGAAGAGTCAAAAGCCAAGTTATGGAAAGAA CTGGAAGATTTCAAAGCTGCAACACAAGCAGAACAAGATGCACTTACGCAGACAATGGCTGACCTAgaaaatgaacacaaacaattaac AAGACAGCTACAAGAGGACACTGCAGCATGGGAGGAGAAACTACAAAACTTGAACACAAGCCATTATGATGAAATCTTG CTGGAGCTTAATCAAGAAGATGAGCGTCTCAAGTCTGAAGTTGAAGATTTGACACAAAGACGGAAAGAG ATTGATGATCTTCGTTCATCTATTCAAACCAGAGAAGAAGCTTTGCTTTCTCTTCCACTACAAGTTGCCCAGATGGAGGCT GTAGTAGACAAGCTTGCGAAAGCTTTTCCTAAGAAACGTTCAGAAACCGAGAAAGAAATATCAAGACAAAAGGCTCTGATCGCTCGAAG GGAACTGAAACCAAGTCATAAGTTGTTGAGGTTGCAAGAAGATATAATGAGAATAAAGCAGGAGCTTGAAGAAGTAAATTGTGATTGTAATGAAAAACGTCAGATTTTTACACGCCTTCAGTCTGAT GCTGATGAATTGAAGAAGGAAAATGAACGGCTGGAAGGACAAGTGCGTTCACTTCTTTCACAATTGCCAGTCGTTTTAAGTCAATTGGAACAGTATGAAAAACGATATAACAAGAAACACGGAGAAAACAACAGCCGTTATATCATACATCGGCTTGTCAAACACCATCCTTCTGTTACACCAACTCTTGCATCGGGCAGCCTTGTGTTTGATGTAACTCAACTTGACCAATCATTTAATCATACTGTGCCACATTCAAACATGGCTAAGCCAAGGAGAATGTCGTCTTTTCTCTCGTGA